In Paenibacillus phoenicis, one genomic interval encodes:
- a CDS encoding DUF2905 domain-containing protein: MSNVPKILIVAGAVLIVIGLLWMFLGRFLQLGRLPGDIAVERGNFRFYFPIVTCIVLSVVFSIIMAVIRWFMK; encoded by the coding sequence ATGAGTAACGTTCCGAAAATACTGATCGTTGCCGGTGCGGTTCTTATCGTGATTGGCTTGCTGTGGATGTTCTTGGGGAGGTTTTTGCAACTGGGGCGGCTTCCGGGGGATATTGCGGTCGAACGCGGCAATTTTCGGTTCTACTTCCCGATCGTAACGTGTATCGTGCTCAGTGTCGTGTTCTCTATAATCATGGCCGTGATTCGGTGGTTTATGAAGTGA
- a CDS encoding lytic polysaccharide monooxygenase: protein MTSTRLAQSLVLKALTSLLVMVIAGIGMILLSEQASAHGWVDGPASRAILCKNGQNTDCGAIVYEPQSLEAPKGFPNSGPADGKIASANGAFPKLDEQSANRWTKVNISAGTNTFTWKFTAPHATANWKYYMTKPGWDPNAPLTRNSFDLTPFCTVNYGGVQPPFTYSHTCNVPARTGYHVILAVWEIADTANAFYNVIDVDFGGGNSGDTTAPTAPTDLTATAVTSNSVTLGWNASSDNVGVTGYRIYNGSNLVATVSGSTLSHTVTGLNANTSYTFTVRAVDGAGNSSSPSNSVTVTTSPAANDPEAPSAPGNLHVMGTATSSSVTLMWNASSDNVGVTGYRIYRGSTLSVTVPGTQTSFTVTGLSAATSYTFTVRAIDAAGNESAASNAVQVTTASAPAAQPWAPNTAYAVGELVSYNGAIYECRQAHTSLVGWEPPNVPALWLLK, encoded by the coding sequence ATGACTTCAACACGGCTAGCACAATCGTTAGTTTTGAAGGCGCTTACTTCTTTGTTGGTCATGGTGATTGCTGGAATCGGAATGATCCTGTTATCGGAACAAGCTTCGGCCCACGGCTGGGTGGACGGGCCGGCAAGCCGGGCGATCTTGTGCAAAAACGGCCAGAATACGGACTGCGGTGCGATCGTGTACGAGCCTCAAAGCTTGGAAGCGCCCAAGGGCTTCCCCAATTCCGGCCCGGCGGATGGGAAGATCGCCAGCGCAAATGGAGCTTTCCCCAAACTTGATGAGCAGTCGGCTAACCGCTGGACCAAAGTGAACATCTCGGCTGGTACGAACACCTTCACCTGGAAATTTACCGCTCCCCATGCTACGGCAAACTGGAAATATTACATGACGAAGCCGGGCTGGGACCCTAATGCCCCGTTAACGCGCAATTCCTTTGATCTGACACCGTTTTGCACGGTTAACTATGGCGGTGTGCAGCCTCCGTTTACGTATTCGCATACTTGCAACGTACCGGCGCGGACAGGGTACCATGTCATCTTAGCCGTTTGGGAGATCGCCGATACCGCGAATGCCTTCTACAACGTAATTGACGTGGATTTTGGCGGCGGCAATTCAGGGGACACGACCGCTCCAACGGCGCCGACTGATCTGACGGCTACGGCGGTCACCTCGAACTCGGTTACGCTGGGCTGGAACGCCTCCAGTGATAATGTTGGCGTCACCGGCTATCGGATTTATAACGGCAGCAACCTGGTCGCCACTGTATCGGGATCGACGCTTAGCCATACCGTGACCGGGCTGAATGCGAACACGTCCTACACGTTTACCGTCAGGGCGGTGGATGGAGCGGGCAACAGCTCCTCGCCCAGCAATTCGGTGACGGTGACGACAAGCCCGGCCGCTAACGATCCCGAGGCTCCTTCGGCTCCCGGCAACCTGCATGTCATGGGGACAGCTACGTCCTCCAGCGTGACGTTAATGTGGAATGCTTCCAGTGACAATGTGGGTGTAACAGGCTACCGGATTTATCGCGGATCCACCTTGTCCGTCACTGTGCCTGGGACGCAGACCAGCTTTACGGTAACGGGACTTAGCGCTGCGACTTCGTATACGTTCACCGTTCGTGCGATTGATGCGGCCGGCAACGAATCGGCAGCCAGCAACGCGGTGCAAGTGACGACAGCGTCAGCCCCCGCCGCGCAGCCTTGGGCCCCCAATACCGCTTATGCGGTAGGGGAATTGGTCAGTTACAACGGGGCGATCTACGAATGCCGCCAGGCCCATACTTCCCTAGTAGGCTGGGAGCCGCCGAACGTACCGGCTTTGTGGCTGCTGAAATAA
- a CDS encoding O-methyltransferase: MLTPEEYGDELYAKDEVLERVTESIANHGMRDVSIAPGYGRLLTLLVKLAGAKSVLEIGALGGYSGICMARGLPADGRLVSLELKEENAELARSNLQEAGFGQMVEYMVGPALDSLHTLEQRGERFDFFLIDADKENYPNYLEYAIKLAKPGALIAGDNILLRGRTLNPDKNGPSVQAMRRFNEMIARDERLISTLLPAYDGLALAMVK; this comes from the coding sequence ATGCTGACACCGGAAGAATACGGTGATGAATTATATGCCAAGGATGAAGTGCTGGAACGGGTGACCGAATCGATCGCAAACCATGGGATGCGGGATGTGTCGATTGCACCGGGATATGGGCGGCTGCTGACGCTGTTAGTTAAGCTGGCTGGAGCCAAATCCGTGCTGGAGATCGGTGCGCTGGGCGGGTACAGCGGCATCTGCATGGCGCGGGGATTACCTGCGGACGGGCGGCTCGTGTCCCTGGAGCTGAAGGAGGAGAACGCCGAGCTGGCGCGGAGCAATTTGCAAGAAGCTGGATTCGGGCAGATGGTGGAATATATGGTAGGCCCCGCGCTGGACAGCTTGCATACCTTGGAGCAACGGGGGGAGCGGTTTGATTTCTTTTTGATTGATGCGGATAAGGAAAACTACCCGAACTATCTCGAATATGCGATCAAGCTGGCGAAACCGGGGGCGCTGATTGCCGGCGACAATATCCTGCTGCGCGGTCGGACGTTAAATCCGGACAAAAACGGGCCGTCGGTGCAGGCGATGCGCAGGTTCAACGAGATGATCGCCCGAGACGAGCGGCTGATCAGCACGCTGCTGCCGGCGTATGACGGGCTGGCGCTGGCGATGGTGAAATAA
- a CDS encoding MFS transporter, with amino-acid sequence MDANAWRLSNRDLRANRLRGDQPDCGGFWYYIRPCRATVHGFLIGLCHRDPLLISLTSRWDRKKLLLYAQLAFIAGCLVAWVSPNIAVLMISRVILGASSGVFLVVSFAAAAKIIAPYKIGSAISTLVLGFSLSMILGVPIGIAIADWLNWKAIFLLLGLISAGVAWLITKLLPPIEGDAPVPYFQQFKVLGSNPHDCGRANCTNRGFDRFTFHGGSGFSWDWLYRFDGCSHVYDRAGDPKLFYSTFA; translated from the coding sequence ATGGATGCTAACGCTTGGCGTCTTTCTAACCGCGACCTCAGAGCTAACCGTCTCAGGGGTGATCAGCCAGATTGCGGGGGATTTTGGTATTACATTAGGCCTTGCCGGGCAACTGTTCACGGTTTTCTCATTGGCTTATGCCATCGGGACCCGCTGCTGATTTCCCTCACGTCACGTTGGGATCGCAAAAAGCTGCTTCTCTATGCTCAGCTTGCCTTTATCGCCGGCTGCCTCGTGGCTTGGGTGAGCCCGAATATCGCCGTGCTGATGATCTCGCGCGTGATCTTAGGAGCGAGCTCGGGCGTGTTCCTTGTCGTTTCCTTTGCGGCGGCTGCCAAAATCATCGCTCCGTACAAAATTGGAAGTGCCATCAGCACCCTGGTTCTGGGTTTCAGTCTTTCCATGATATTGGGCGTTCCGATTGGGATCGCCATCGCCGATTGGTTGAACTGGAAAGCGATCTTCTTGTTGCTTGGTCTGATCAGCGCCGGAGTCGCCTGGTTGATTACCAAGCTGCTGCCACCTATAGAAGGGGATGCGCCTGTACCTTATTTTCAACAGTTTAAGGTGCTGGGGAGCAACCCGCACGATTGCGGCAGGGCTAATTGCACAAACCGCGGCTTTGACCGTTTTACCTTTCACGGCGGGAGCGGTTTTTCCTGGGATTGGCTTTATCGGTTTGATGGTTGTAGCCATGTTTATGACCGGGCCGGCGATCCAAAGCTATTTTATTCAACGTTCGCCTGA
- the pfkB gene encoding 1-phosphofructokinase has translation MIYTLTLNPSIDYIVEVDDLQLGGLNRMKRDLKLPGGKGLNVSRVLKRLGADTTAMGFLGGFTGDFIEAALQKEGIPADFVRIRGGETRINVKLKHGEETEINGGGPPITAEEANALVEKLSILREGDLIILAGSLPSTLPGDFYEQLIRMCQKQGAEFVIDTTGEPLRRALAYHPLLVKPNHHELAELFGVVIETREQLIAYGRKLLEEGAQHVLISMAGEGALLISGDEVYHANVPPGKVRNSVGAGDSMIAGFTGMLALGGDLMEAFRAGVASGSATAFSDDLAERGLIEELRTQVSIEKIG, from the coding sequence ATGATCTATACCCTCACTTTAAATCCTTCCATTGACTATATCGTGGAGGTTGACGACCTGCAGCTTGGCGGACTTAATCGTATGAAACGGGACCTGAAGCTCCCCGGCGGGAAAGGTCTTAACGTCTCCCGCGTTCTAAAGCGGCTTGGGGCGGACACGACCGCTATGGGGTTTCTTGGCGGCTTCACCGGTGATTTTATTGAAGCAGCTTTACAGAAGGAGGGGATTCCTGCCGATTTTGTACGCATTCGCGGCGGAGAGACCCGTATCAATGTTAAGCTCAAGCATGGCGAGGAAACCGAGATTAACGGCGGAGGGCCGCCTATCACGGCGGAAGAAGCGAATGCCTTGGTGGAGAAGCTGTCCATCTTGAGGGAAGGCGACCTGATCATTTTGGCCGGCAGTCTGCCTTCAACGCTTCCCGGTGATTTCTATGAACAGCTGATCCGGATGTGCCAAAAGCAAGGGGCTGAGTTCGTCATCGACACCACGGGTGAACCGCTGCGCCGGGCGCTGGCGTACCACCCGCTGCTTGTGAAGCCGAACCATCATGAACTGGCCGAGCTGTTTGGCGTCGTGATTGAGACCCGGGAGCAGTTGATCGCTTACGGCCGCAAGCTGCTGGAAGAAGGGGCACAGCACGTGTTGATTTCGATGGCCGGGGAAGGCGCTCTGCTGATCAGCGGCGACGAGGTTTACCATGCGAACGTCCCACCCGGCAAGGTGCGCAACTCGGTTGGCGCCGGCGATTCGATGATCGCCGGATTTACGGGGATGCTCGCCTTGGGCGGAGACTTGATGGAGGCGTTCCGGGCCGGCGTTGCCTCGGGCAGCGCCACCGCTTTTTCCGACGATTTGGCCGAGCGCGGGCTGATCGAGGAGCTTCGGACGCAGGTGAGTATTGAGAAGATTGGATAA
- a CDS encoding THUMP domain-containing class I SAM-dependent RNA methyltransferase: protein MAGPLQLIATAPMGLEAVVARELKELGYEDTAVENGRVNFTGDLIDICRCNLWLRTSDRVLIKMGEFTAVTFDELFEGTKALPWQDFIPANGEFPVEGRSHKSQLSSVPACQGIVKKAIVEKLKQSYHTEWFEETGPRYVIEVNLLNDKALLTLDTTGPALHKRGYRKHATEAPLKETMAAAMILLSRWNQNPVRPFYDPCCGSGTLPIEAAMIGWNIAPGLRRTFNAELWPVVPPELWQQARDEAIDAVRDDVPLNIAGSDIDPAAIEIAKAAAKSAGLANEIRFACMPAAKIQPQGDYGVMITNPPYGERIGEEKEVRKLIAQLGRVMAGLPTWSFFALTPTKQFEHDFQRKADKRRKLYNGRIECQYLQYLGPLPPRH, encoded by the coding sequence ATGGCTGGACCTTTGCAACTGATCGCAACCGCCCCGATGGGCCTGGAAGCCGTGGTGGCGCGTGAATTAAAAGAATTAGGTTATGAAGATACGGCTGTGGAGAACGGCCGGGTGAATTTTACCGGAGATTTGATCGACATTTGCCGTTGCAATTTGTGGCTCAGAACCTCGGACCGCGTCCTCATCAAAATGGGCGAGTTTACTGCCGTCACCTTTGACGAGCTGTTTGAGGGTACCAAAGCACTGCCTTGGCAGGATTTTATCCCGGCCAACGGGGAGTTTCCGGTGGAGGGCCGCTCGCACAAATCGCAGCTCAGCAGTGTGCCGGCGTGTCAGGGGATTGTTAAAAAGGCAATTGTCGAAAAGCTGAAGCAATCCTATCATACCGAGTGGTTCGAAGAAACCGGACCGCGCTACGTGATCGAAGTGAACCTGCTCAACGACAAGGCGCTGCTGACACTGGATACCACCGGTCCGGCGCTGCATAAGCGCGGCTACCGCAAGCACGCGACCGAAGCACCGCTCAAGGAGACGATGGCGGCGGCGATGATCCTGCTCAGCCGCTGGAATCAAAACCCGGTGCGCCCGTTCTACGACCCGTGCTGCGGTTCGGGGACGCTGCCGATCGAGGCGGCGATGATCGGCTGGAACATCGCGCCGGGCTTGCGGCGCACGTTTAACGCCGAGCTTTGGCCGGTTGTACCGCCAGAGCTGTGGCAGCAAGCGCGCGACGAGGCGATTGACGCGGTACGGGATGACGTGCCGCTGAACATCGCAGGCAGCGACATTGACCCGGCCGCGATCGAAATCGCCAAAGCCGCGGCCAAAAGCGCCGGGCTGGCGAACGAAATCCGGTTCGCCTGCATGCCTGCCGCCAAGATCCAGCCGCAGGGCGATTACGGCGTGATGATCACCAACCCGCCTTACGGAGAGCGGATTGGTGAAGAGAAGGAAGTGCGCAAGCTGATCGCCCAGCTTGGGAGAGTGATGGCCGGACTGCCGACATGGTCCTTTTTCGCGCTGACTCCGACCAAGCAGTTCGAGCACGACTTCCAGCGCAAAGCGGACAAGCGCCGCAAGCTGTACAACGGGCGTATCGAATGCCAATATTTGCAGTATCTTGGGCCCCTTCCTCCGCGCCATTAG
- a CDS encoding cupin domain-containing protein produces MAVSYMDFTSPNAQFTFDVNRNTTFRKDQRNFINTLSIQQLNTLGNMSLLDTYLDKGNVIEMHIHQNASELVYCISGEVVVSIINPFTKELKHYPTRPGWATSVPQGWWHYDTATMDGTRFLAIFDQPIPEIIPASDMLRLTPPEAFAHTYCLDVEKVRAAFAPLNQTVIIGPPLGCHQPNPQFQAQQTSASHSYHPPYNQGYGLRPYQQSDGNPRRPQVIGNGWAHLYHDGP; encoded by the coding sequence ATGGCGGTTTCTTATATGGATTTCACGTCACCAAACGCACAGTTCACGTTCGACGTCAACCGGAACACGACATTCCGCAAGGATCAACGTAACTTCATCAACACACTATCCATTCAGCAGCTAAATACGCTGGGCAATATGTCGTTATTGGATACCTACCTCGACAAAGGTAACGTCATCGAAATGCATATTCACCAAAACGCCTCGGAGCTGGTGTATTGCATTTCGGGTGAAGTCGTCGTCTCGATCATCAACCCGTTTACCAAAGAACTGAAACACTACCCCACCCGTCCCGGTTGGGCGACCAGCGTCCCGCAAGGCTGGTGGCATTATGACACCGCGACGATGGATGGGACGCGTTTTCTGGCTATTTTTGATCAGCCGATTCCGGAGATCATTCCCGCTTCCGATATGTTGCGGCTAACTCCGCCTGAAGCGTTCGCCCACACCTATTGCCTGGATGTTGAAAAAGTGAGAGCCGCGTTCGCACCGCTGAATCAAACCGTAATCATCGGTCCTCCGCTAGGCTGTCATCAACCGAACCCGCAATTCCAGGCGCAACAGACTTCTGCGTCACATTCCTATCATCCGCCGTATAACCAGGGTTACGGGCTGCGGCCTTACCAGCAAAGCGACGGCAATCCCCGTCGTCCGCAGGTCATTGGCAACGGCTGGGCGCATTTGTACCACGACGGACCCTAA
- a CDS encoding DeoR/GlpR family DNA-binding transcription regulator encodes MLTEERHRRILGRLQEVGTVKLQELCVLLEASESTVRRDLADLEEQGLLRRVHGGATLPMMPGGLEPGMVEKSAVNLPQKQQIAEMASGLVRSGEAIYLDAGTTTLAMIPYLRGKSITVVTNGLPQVEALLEADIPAYLLGGLAKKRTKALVGHLALEQLAHFRFDRCFLGANGVHPDAGYTTPDPEEAALKRRAHEQSSLTYVLADSSKIGNIAFAKMFELERATLITEQVPERWRKPITEITNLIGG; translated from the coding sequence ATGTTAACCGAAGAAAGACATCGCCGGATTCTGGGACGGTTGCAGGAGGTAGGCACCGTTAAGCTTCAGGAGCTCTGCGTCTTGCTTGAAGCGTCCGAATCCACCGTAAGGCGCGATTTAGCCGATTTGGAAGAACAGGGGCTGCTTCGCAGAGTGCACGGCGGTGCGACGCTCCCGATGATGCCCGGAGGCTTGGAGCCGGGGATGGTGGAGAAGTCCGCCGTCAATCTCCCGCAAAAGCAGCAAATTGCTGAAATGGCGTCCGGCTTGGTACGCAGCGGGGAGGCGATTTATCTGGATGCGGGAACGACGACGTTGGCCATGATCCCTTATCTGCGAGGGAAATCGATCACCGTCGTGACGAACGGCTTGCCGCAAGTGGAGGCGCTGTTGGAGGCGGACATTCCGGCTTATCTGCTCGGAGGTCTGGCCAAAAAACGCACGAAAGCCCTAGTCGGCCACCTGGCGTTGGAGCAATTGGCACATTTTCGGTTTGACCGGTGTTTCCTTGGGGCGAATGGGGTTCATCCCGATGCGGGGTATACGACGCCGGATCCGGAGGAAGCTGCGTTAAAACGCCGCGCTCATGAGCAGTCCTCCCTAACGTATGTACTTGCCGATTCCAGCAAAATCGGGAACATTGCCTTTGCCAAGATGTTCGAGTTGGAGCGGGCGACGCTTATTACGGAGCAGGTTCCGGAACGCTGGCGCAAGCCCATCACGGAAATCACAAACCTAATTGGAGGATAA
- a CDS encoding transposase: MYGIQQAELFSFEELMGMADEAKYSAILEHVPMGIILHAVSKKSTRGRSESLNTRAMMYSLIIGKLEHIRYTKDLIKRLRTSSEFRRLCRFTDSDRVPSEAAYSRLVARLAQSGVLRHVLDTVVDQAIAAGFLSGEVLAIDSSHIEAFDRNSKLDEGKTTTSSSPLVDEDPALFSADTCTPSQEAKPEKPKRSKRGRIPKAEWDEWRKQMDAYEASLGFFERGVADMLPASYEELARDMPQYPSTGAKGDPRGTHRVKFWYGYKANLLVDTASQYIVAGETCSAHVSDQRPAIMLLKRLQERFPDLQVKHVLADKGYDGEAVYRQIRKLGAFPIIPLIHRTKLPLKEDKYYRPLCEQGHPYRYDSYDPKGGNVKFTRPKECKECPLQATGCQKVYKIRIETDVRKYTAPGRGSEKFAELFKQRTAIERVFAYLKLYFGMGTTRRLKKRAFVDLELSYLAYNVSKYALDYLNMNIRLTKQAA, from the coding sequence ATGTATGGTATTCAACAAGCAGAGCTATTTTCCTTCGAGGAATTAATGGGAATGGCGGATGAGGCAAAATACAGTGCCATTCTGGAACACGTCCCCATGGGGATCATCCTGCATGCCGTTAGCAAAAAAAGTACCCGCGGCCGCTCCGAAAGTTTAAATACCAGAGCGATGATGTATTCCCTCATTATTGGAAAACTGGAACATATCCGCTATACGAAAGATCTGATCAAGCGTCTGCGAACCAGCTCCGAATTCAGAAGGTTATGCCGCTTTACCGATTCGGACCGGGTACCGAGTGAAGCCGCCTATTCCCGCCTTGTAGCCAGGCTGGCTCAAAGCGGCGTACTGAGACACGTTCTGGATACAGTGGTAGACCAGGCAATTGCCGCAGGGTTTCTTTCGGGTGAGGTTCTGGCAATAGATTCGTCCCACATTGAGGCCTTCGACCGAAATTCGAAGCTGGATGAAGGGAAGACGACGACTTCTTCCAGCCCTCTCGTTGACGAAGACCCTGCCTTGTTCTCCGCGGACACATGCACGCCGTCCCAGGAAGCCAAGCCGGAGAAGCCCAAACGTTCCAAACGCGGGAGAATCCCGAAAGCGGAATGGGACGAGTGGCGGAAGCAAATGGATGCTTACGAAGCGTCGCTTGGTTTCTTCGAACGGGGAGTAGCCGACATGTTGCCAGCCAGTTACGAAGAACTCGCCCGCGATATGCCGCAATACCCAAGCACTGGCGCAAAAGGCGATCCGCGAGGCACCCACCGCGTGAAATTCTGGTACGGGTACAAGGCGAATCTGCTCGTCGACACGGCAAGCCAATATATTGTTGCCGGCGAGACCTGCTCCGCTCATGTCAGTGACCAGAGACCGGCCATTATGCTGCTGAAGCGACTTCAGGAGCGATTTCCGGATCTGCAGGTTAAGCACGTTTTGGCTGATAAGGGCTATGACGGCGAAGCGGTATACCGACAAATCCGCAAGTTAGGTGCTTTTCCGATTATCCCGTTAATTCACCGCACCAAACTGCCTTTGAAGGAAGACAAATATTATCGTCCGCTGTGTGAACAAGGCCATCCGTACCGTTATGACAGCTACGACCCCAAGGGGGGCAACGTGAAATTTACCCGTCCGAAAGAATGCAAGGAATGTCCGCTGCAAGCTACAGGTTGCCAGAAGGTGTATAAAATCCGGATAGAAACCGACGTCCGCAAATACACAGCACCTGGCCGGGGAAGCGAGAAGTTTGCCGAATTGTTTAAGCAGCGGACCGCTATTGAACGCGTCTTTGCATATCTGAAGTTATACTTTGGCATGGGCACTACACGAAGGCTCAAAAAACGTGCGTTCGTCGATCTCGAACTAAGTTACCTAGCGTACAATGTGTCTAAATATGCGCTGGATTATTTGAACATGAACATCCGTTTGACCAAACAAGCCGCGTAA
- a CDS encoding winged helix-turn-helix transcriptional regulator, protein MVKFWERNDDEFGNICSVLQILGAKWSFLVMFELSKGPKRFQELRRALSIVRTQSLTDTLRHLEKSGIVHRQVFPTVPVTVEYSLTPKGLDFQSALKEMENWAARWNNPPVQHHDN, encoded by the coding sequence ATCGTTAAGTTTTGGGAACGTAACGACGACGAATTCGGCAATATCTGCTCTGTGCTGCAAATTCTTGGGGCGAAATGGTCGTTTCTTGTCATGTTCGAGCTGTCTAAAGGACCGAAACGGTTCCAGGAACTTCGGCGCGCCTTGTCCATCGTCCGGACGCAGTCATTGACCGACACATTGCGTCATTTGGAGAAGAGCGGCATCGTTCACCGCCAGGTCTTCCCCACCGTCCCCGTCACGGTTGAATATTCGCTAACTCCTAAAGGCCTCGATTTCCAGAGTGCGCTGAAGGAGATGGAAAATTGGGCAGCCAGATGGAATAACCCCCCTGTTCAGCACCATGACAACTAA
- a CDS encoding LTA synthase family protein, with protein sequence MLRLTSPRGFGSRFSIRLQYRHFVYFFFVAAIFMKLVILHNNLHARYIDMNLLDDLIAVGSILLASFWTLWLPPRGRGIALGVLNVLLTVLIFADLIYYRYFGDFLTVPVLLQAGQVGDLGGSIRELIRVADLWLIADWAVWAAFKAVRRLIRGGGSRRQSGWLRSSGGYNAYTGLGGGSFAPVSFGGTARRSVGWRRFSRLYTGIGVFVLGFALTMGPIRFYTQTWAVGLFENNWWNVSLYNVTGLLGFHYYDTSRFLKEHLGGVQTVSAEEQDEIRQWFSEASQRRHADNDLFGAYAGSNVIVIQAEAFMNFMIGKTIGGQEITPNFNKLMDESLYFSNFYHQTGQGRTSDADFSSNSSLHPLPTGSVAVRYPNHTFDVLPQILKTQAGYTADAFHAYEGSFWNRNNMYQAMGYDRFFSKKDFQLDEPLGWSLGDKSFFRQSLTIMAQEKQPFYSFMITLSSHHPYSLPAAVQELDTGEFKGTIFGDYLQAVHYVDAALGEFVEGLKREGLWEHTILAFYGDHDNSITDKTVYEQFFGKSLSDLDMHQIMNQVPLLIHLPDGQHAGVYEEPAGQLDLAPSLLHLLGISSDSYYMMGHNLFAGTGNDHALDRLVVLRSGAFTDGERYYIPSDDNLFTNGSCYDLTSRNATEIEACRAPHEEAMKRLRISDEIITSDLIATFRKED encoded by the coding sequence ATGCTGCGTTTGACATCTCCTCGCGGTTTCGGCAGTCGATTCAGCATTCGGCTGCAGTACCGCCATTTCGTCTATTTCTTTTTTGTGGCCGCCATCTTCATGAAACTTGTCATTTTGCATAATAATCTGCACGCCCGCTATATCGACATGAACCTGCTGGACGATCTGATCGCCGTCGGTTCCATCCTACTGGCTTCGTTCTGGACGTTGTGGCTGCCCCCGCGTGGCAGAGGGATCGCGTTAGGCGTGCTAAACGTGCTGCTCACCGTACTCATCTTCGCCGATTTGATCTATTACCGCTATTTCGGCGATTTTCTGACCGTGCCCGTCCTGCTGCAGGCCGGACAAGTCGGGGATCTGGGCGGAAGCATTCGCGAGCTGATCCGCGTAGCCGATCTGTGGCTTATCGCCGATTGGGCCGTTTGGGCGGCGTTTAAGGCTGTCCGGCGCTTGATACGCGGTGGCGGAAGCCGCCGTCAATCAGGTTGGCTTCGCAGCTCCGGCGGCTACAACGCCTACACCGGCCTGGGCGGCGGCTCCTTCGCGCCCGTTTCCTTCGGCGGCACCGCCCGCCGCTCGGTCGGCTGGCGCCGATTCAGCCGCCTCTATACGGGGATCGGCGTCTTTGTGCTCGGCTTTGCGCTCACGATGGGGCCCATTCGCTTCTATACCCAAACCTGGGCGGTGGGGCTGTTCGAAAACAACTGGTGGAACGTCTCCTTATACAATGTGACCGGCTTGCTAGGCTTCCATTACTATGATACGAGCCGGTTCCTCAAGGAGCATCTCGGAGGCGTCCAAACGGTCAGCGCCGAGGAGCAGGATGAGATCCGCCAGTGGTTCAGTGAAGCCAGCCAGCGCCGCCATGCGGATAATGACCTGTTTGGGGCGTACGCCGGCAGCAATGTGATCGTCATTCAGGCCGAAGCCTTTATGAATTTCATGATCGGCAAGACCATTGGCGGCCAAGAAATCACGCCGAACTTCAACAAGCTAATGGATGAGAGCCTTTATTTCTCGAATTTCTATCATCAGACGGGTCAAGGGCGCACCTCGGATGCGGACTTCTCCTCCAACAGCTCCCTGCATCCGTTGCCAACAGGCTCGGTTGCTGTCCGTTACCCGAACCATACGTTCGACGTGCTGCCGCAGATTCTGAAGACGCAAGCCGGCTATACCGCCGATGCTTTTCATGCGTACGAGGGCAGCTTCTGGAACCGTAACAATATGTATCAAGCGATGGGCTACGACCGGTTTTTCAGCAAAAAAGATTTCCAACTGGACGAGCCCCTGGGCTGGTCGCTGGGGGACAAATCCTTCTTCCGGCAGTCGCTCACGATCATGGCTCAGGAGAAACAGCCCTTTTATTCGTTTATGATCACCTTATCGAGCCATCATCCCTATTCGCTGCCGGCTGCGGTACAGGAACTGGATACCGGTGAGTTCAAAGGCACTATTTTCGGCGATTATTTGCAGGCCGTGCATTACGTGGATGCCGCGCTTGGGGAGTTCGTGGAGGGCCTAAAGCGAGAAGGCTTGTGGGAGCATACGATCTTGGCATTTTACGGGGACCACGACAACTCGATCACCGACAAAACGGTGTATGAGCAGTTCTTCGGCAAGTCGCTAAGCGATCTCGATATGCACCAAATCATGAATCAGGTGCCGCTGCTCATCCATCTGCCGGACGGCCAGCACGCCGGCGTCTACGAGGAGCCTGCCGGTCAGCTCGACTTGGCGCCGTCGCTGCTGCATCTGCTGGGCATTTCCTCGGATTCCTACTACATGATGGGGCATAATCTGTTTGCCGGCACCGGAAATGACCACGCGCTGGATCGTTTGGTCGTGCTGCGCTCAGGCGCGTTTACGGACGGCGAGCGGTACTACATTCCGTCCGACGATAACTTGTTCACGAATGGCAGCTGCTACGACTTAACCAGCCGGAACGCTACCGAGATCGAGGCATGCCGCGCTCCGCACGAAGAAGCGATGAAGCGCCTGCGCATCTCAGACGAAATCATCACTTCCGATTTGATTGCGACGTTCCGCAAGGAGGATTAA